TTATTTTGTCAAAGTGAGTATGGCATCGCTAGATTTGATGTATCAACGGTTGAATGTGGAGTTTGATGAGGTATTGGGCGAGAGCTTTTACAATGATAAAATGCCTGCTGTTGTGCAGCAGCTGCAGGATGCTCATCTGCTAGAAGAGAGCGATGGCGCACAGGTCGTACGATTGGATGAATACGACATGCCGCCATGTCTGATTTTAAAATCGGATGGCACAACTATTTATCCGACGCGTGATCTGGCGACGGCGATCTATCGCAAGCAGGTGATGCGTGGCGATCGTCTAGTGTATGTGGTCGGAGGTGAGCAGACCTTGCATTTCCGACAAGTGTTCGCGGTACTTGGTAAAATGGGCTACGAGTGGGCGAGCGATTGCATCCATGTATCTTTCGGCTTGATGAAAATTAACGGCAAAAAGATGTCCACCCGTAAAGGCAAAGTGGTCTTTCTAGAGCAGGTGCTGGATGATGCTGTACAGCGGGCAAACGATATTATTAACGAGAAAAATCCGCAGCTGCCGCAGCGTGAACAAGTAGCACGTCAGATCGGAATCGGAGCAGTGATTTTCAATGATCTAAAAAATTATCGGCAAAATGAGATCGATTTTGCGCCAGAAGCGGCTGTTAGCTTTGAAGGGGAAACAGGACCATATGTTCAATATGTGCATGCGCGCATTCAAAGTATCCTACGTCGCGCGCAATCGCAGCAACAGACAGAGAGTGTTCCGGCTGCATTCCTGTCATCCTCGGTGGAACATGAGAGTTGGAGTGATGCAGCATGGGAGCTGATTTGCCATTTGGGACGGTATCGGCAGACGCTGGAACGGGCAGTACAGCAGCATGAGCCATCAGTAATCGCACGGTATGCGTTGCAAACCGCACGGTTGTTTAATCAATTTTATAGTCGTGATCGAATTGTGGATGCTGCACCAAGTGAACGTGCTGTTCGTCTGAAGTTAACGGAACTGACGGGGCGGTATGTGAAGGAGATGCTATATCTGCTTGGCATGGAAGCTCCAGATCAAATGTAGAAGAACTGCAACCATTTGGGTACTTGTCCCGTCTGTGAGATTGAAGGTTCGGTACAATTGCATGTGCAAATACAGGGAACGCGTGAACAACCTCATGTCAGCGCCAAACTGTATCGGTCCGCACAGTTGCAGCATCGCAGGTCTGACCGCTTGCCTCTTCAAGTGCTGTACCAATTCGCCGGAACCTGAATCTCAAAGCATATCATGACGGAGGGATTACTCATGTGGAATTATAAACAAACAACAATCGCGGCGCTGGCTCTGTCTTGCGTAATTGCAGGAGGTACCATGACTTCAGCAGCAGCATTTTCCGATGTAACAGGTGATAATAACCAAAAGATCGTAAGTTCATTGCAGGAAAAAGGCATCATTAACGGCGTAACAGCAACCCAGTTCAAACCGAATCAAACGCTGACGCAGGCGCAGGCGATCCAAATCTTGACCAAAGCATTTGAATTGAAAAAGAACGGAGCGGAAGTATTGCCGTCAGCAGGTCAGCCTTGGTATTCCGCAGCAGTTGAGGCTGCCAAAGCCAACAGCTTGTCTATTCCGTCCAATATTCAGGCTACTGAAAAGGTGAATCGTGAGGATTTCGCACTGTGGCTGTATGAGGCGATCAACACAACTGGTACGTATCCAGCAACCAAAATGTTCGTTGTGTTTGAAGATCAGGACAAAATTGACACCAAAGCCTCCAATGCTATCCAAACGCTAGTGAATATGAATGTGATTCCACGCGACACCGTTGGCAAAGCCTTTAATCCGCAAAAAGCCATTACTCGTATGGATGCAGCAACATGGGTAAGCAGCGCGGTAGATATGATCGAACGCGCCAATAATACGGACAATGAAAACAACGACGGTAGCGGTACAACAACGCCACCAGCGGATGGATCGGAGGGATCGCAAATGGGTTATGATCCGCAATTGAGCGTGAAATCCACTGCGGATGGCAAGCAAAAAGTAACCTTGACCGTACAACTGCCAAACCCAGGCTACAACTTGAAGATCGACAAAGTGAATCTGACTGACGACAAAAAAGCAGTGATTTCTTACTCACTGACTCAGCCTCAACCGGGTATGATGTATCCGCAGGTGATCAGTGAAGGCACAGCCGATACGATTATTCCGGCAGGCTATACACCTGAATTGGCTGACAAGTAAGATGGATCAGTAGATAATTTAACTGCTAGTTCTGACATAGAAATGATCAGGAAACAGGAAACAAAAATAGTAGTATCTCATGTCTGTGCTATACCTTCGGGTAGGTGCAGACATTTTATTTTCAATGAGAAAGAGTTTACAATAAAAGAGGCGACGTATAATGGAAGTCATATCCATTCAGTACGTGTATATGTATGGACTACCTCTAGAATACAATGACAAGATACATATAACTGTAAAGGAGTGAGAGCAAGATGAAGAATCTAAATGATTTTTTGGAAAGCCCGGTGTACACTGCCTTGCTAAAACAATTGCAAACGCATGATGCGACATTGCATTTCATAGACAACAACTCAATCTATGGTTTTTATCTGATGCAAAGCTTCAAGCACTTGCACTTCACGTTACATGGGTACCAAGGCGATATTCCCAATGAACGACAGGCAATCCAGTGGTTTGTGGAGCTGCTACAGCAGGAGGAAGCGGCGATTCTTGCTTATATTCACATGCGCATGGAGTTGAACAAAACACTAGAAGATAATGCAGATGGAGAATTTGCCGAAGGAGAGGAATTGGATGAGGGTGATCGTTCGGAGGTGGTCGAGGTTCTGGGCTATGCACCATCGGCACCTGCTGATTTTATGATCGAATATTTCCTGCTGCAATATCATGATCATCTGCTGACAGATTATTTTAAAAAGAACCGTATTCCCGGTCCCGTCAAATTTGCAAGACAGTTGAAAAAGCAATTCGCTATATTGCAGACGAAGCAAAACGGATGGGCTGCTGAAACGAAGTAGCATTTGATTTACATCAAATACAGATGTACCTTCAAACCTGTATATGCGATGTCGCATACTCTAAAATTAAAATGATAAAAGCAGCCATCCGGTAGAATCTACCGCGATGGCTGCTTTGCATTATTTGCTGAATATGAACTTGCTAGAGGTGATTGATTGTGTTCGGTTGGCGTTCATACTTTCAACAATCGAACAATCGCTTATAGTGGAATGTACTTAGAGTTTTTTCGATTCCACTTCAATCGGCTTTTCGGTGACTTTTTCTGTTTCATACAGATTGGAGCTTTTCTTCAGCCAGTCGAACAGGTGAGTCACTACTACCTTCAATACAGCATAACCCGGAACTGCCAACAGAATACCTACGACGCCAAACAGATTACCAGCTGTCAAAATAACGAAAATGATCGTAATCGGATGAACCTTGAGCGATTTACCCATAATCTGCGGCGAAATCAGTTTCCCCTCGATTAGCTGAACAGCGGTCCAAACAGCGATCATTTTGAGCAGCATGACTGGGGAAGTGACCAATGCCACAACCAGCGCCGGAGTAATAGCAATTGCTGGACCGAGATAAGGCACAATACTTGTAAAGGAAGCGATAATCGCTAGCACAAGCGAATAATCCAGACCGATAATATTGTAGCCAATATACAGCAGACAGCCGATACAGAAGCTGACGATGATCTGACCGCGAATATAGGAGCTGATTTTGCTGTTCATTTCCGACATGACTTCGGATGTTTGACCACGCAGACCAACTGGAATGAATTGCAGTACATAAGGCACCAGACGTTTACCATCTTTTAATAAATAGAACAGAATAAATGGTACCGTCACAATAGAGAGTACAATTTCAGTCAATGTACCAAGGAATCCACCAATACCGGAGAAGGTATGCAGGAAGCCCGAAGCTCCACTGCTGAACAGTGCGCCCCAACGATTGGATAGCGTCTGTAACAGCTCCTGCGGATTGATGTTAAGCGATTGCTGAATTTGTTGAAGAATATCGCCGCCCAGCCATTTCTGGATTTGCGTAGATGCTTGCTCATACAGCGTCGGAATATTACTTACCAGCTCTTGAATTTGGCGCTGGATCACGGGAATGACCAAGCTAATGATCAACACGATAATACCGATAATAAGAATGTAAAGCAAAATTATGGAATAAATACGTTTTACTTTATGTTTTTCCAGAAAATCAATAAGGGGATTAAATAGATAGAACAAAATACCGCTTAAAATAATCGGTAAAATGACCGTTTTGACGAGCACGATAAACGGCGTGAACACATACGGAATCTTCGAAAGCAAAAAGATATTCAACGAAATCAATACAAGTACAAGCAAAAAAATAACAAAGCGATTGTTCAAAAAGAACAGCTTGAATCGTTCGCTC
The DNA window shown above is from Paenibacillus sp. JQZ6Y-1 and carries:
- a CDS encoding AI-2E family transporter — its product is MERARLWSERFKLFFLNNRFVIFLLVLVLISLNIFLLSKIPYVFTPFIVLVKTVILPIILSGILFYLFNPLIDFLEKHKVKRIYSIILLYILIIGIIVLIISLVIPVIQRQIQELVSNIPTLYEQASTQIQKWLGGDILQQIQQSLNINPQELLQTLSNRWGALFSSGASGFLHTFSGIGGFLGTLTEIVLSIVTVPFILFYLLKDGKRLVPYVLQFIPVGLRGQTSEVMSEMNSKISSYIRGQIIVSFCIGCLLYIGYNIIGLDYSLVLAIIASFTSIVPYLGPAIAITPALVVALVTSPVMLLKMIAVWTAVQLIEGKLISPQIMGKSLKVHPITIIFVILTAGNLFGVVGILLAVPGYAVLKVVVTHLFDWLKKSSNLYETEKVTEKPIEVESKKL
- a CDS encoding S-layer homology domain-containing protein — protein: MWNYKQTTIAALALSCVIAGGTMTSAAAFSDVTGDNNQKIVSSLQEKGIINGVTATQFKPNQTLTQAQAIQILTKAFELKKNGAEVLPSAGQPWYSAAVEAAKANSLSIPSNIQATEKVNREDFALWLYEAINTTGTYPATKMFVVFEDQDKIDTKASNAIQTLVNMNVIPRDTVGKAFNPQKAITRMDAATWVSSAVDMIERANNTDNENNDGSGTTTPPADGSEGSQMGYDPQLSVKSTADGKQKVTLTVQLPNPGYNLKIDKVNLTDDKKAVISYSLTQPQPGMMYPQVISEGTADTIIPAGYTPELADK
- the argS gene encoding arginine--tRNA ligase, yielding MITTDIFKQQAVQILLPLVEEEESSLYSMLETPPSPELGDLAFPCFALAKSWRRAPQQIAMQLAQQINDHIQSSHDAPPIQIDAAGPYVNWRWERQHLGAELLQSLAEPQYTQLTIGQGQRIILDMSSPNIAKPFGVGHLRSTVIGAALHRLYTAAGYEVIRVNHIGDWGTQFGKQITAHLRWHDPVQAAADPIGEALRVYIKFHDEVENHPELEDEARDWFRRLEHGDTEALELWHYFVKVSMASLDLMYQRLNVEFDEVLGESFYNDKMPAVVQQLQDAHLLEESDGAQVVRLDEYDMPPCLILKSDGTTIYPTRDLATAIYRKQVMRGDRLVYVVGGEQTLHFRQVFAVLGKMGYEWASDCIHVSFGLMKINGKKMSTRKGKVVFLEQVLDDAVQRANDIINEKNPQLPQREQVARQIGIGAVIFNDLKNYRQNEIDFAPEAAVSFEGETGPYVQYVHARIQSILRRAQSQQQTESVPAAFLSSSVEHESWSDAAWELICHLGRYRQTLERAVQQHEPSVIARYALQTARLFNQFYSRDRIVDAAPSERAVRLKLTELTGRYVKEMLYLLGMEAPDQM